From Candidatus Pedobacter colombiensis, one genomic window encodes:
- a CDS encoding CusA/CzcA family heavy metal efflux RND transporter has protein sequence MNKFLKGIIGFSLKNKFFILVLAALLVISGVITFMNMPIEAFPDVTNTEIDIIAQWPGQSAEEVEKLVTIPIEIALNPVQKKVSLRSTTIFGLSYVKVIFDDQVKDPEARQQIMNLLGNATLPPGVVPSVQPPTGPTGEIFRYTLKSSVRDVRELKTMQDWVIDRRLRAIPGIGDINSFGGKTKTYEITVDPGKLATLGITPLDVFAAVQKTNINIGGDMIIQNNQAFAVRGIGLLNDIEEIRNIIISNNSGVPILVKDVANVAISNLPRLGWVGRSDAVTDKNGKRRVLDEADAVEAIVVMRKGENPTEVVTALKKEIDKLNNDILPADTKIVPYYDRTDLVDYATHTVLHNLTEGILLVTLLVSLFMFNWRTTLIVSIIIPIALLFAFICLHLLGMSANLLSLGAVDFGIIIDGAVVMVEGLFVILDHKGRVMGMERFNKMIKLGIIKNEGAVLGKAIFFAKLIIITGLLPIFAFQKVEGKMFSPLAYTLGFALLGALITSLTLVPVLIRLLLNKNVHEKHNPFVHHLTGFMINGFTRAYKNKEVVVTVSLICMAIGLYSFKFLGSEFLPELNEGAIWLRVQLPYSVSLEKSVETAKEVRSILMTFPQVKCVVSQTGRPDDGTDVTGFYNNEFDVLMYPPGDWKPHITNEELVSQMNKKLSNLPGVDLNFSQPIMDNVEEAVSGVKGSIVVKIYGDSLDYMEHKADEVYQVLKKVRGIEDLGVMRSIGLPELDIDLDQQKMAQYGVATADANSVISMAIGGQAASTLYEGVKTFDIRIRFPEAFRKTPDDIGNLLVPTQSGSKVPIKEIASIKQKTGPCLIFRDENQRFATLKFSIRGRDMGSTIAEAQQKVNALVSVKKGYHMAWQGDFENQQRAEKRLTQVVPISLALIFLLLFVMFGNIKDAALVFLNVPFAIVGGLLALHITGTNFSISAGIGFIALFGICIQDGVLLITIFKHNLDRFKGVNGSLYSAIKLGVNSRIRPVMMTAMMAAIGLFPAAISHGIGSESSRPLARVVIGGILCAMIFSLWVFPLIFGWAYRKTDQH, from the coding sequence ATGAATAAGTTTCTTAAAGGAATAATCGGGTTCTCACTAAAAAACAAGTTTTTTATTTTGGTTCTTGCTGCCCTACTGGTTATAAGTGGAGTAATCACTTTTATGAACATGCCCATAGAAGCCTTCCCAGATGTAACCAATACTGAAATTGATATCATTGCACAGTGGCCGGGGCAAAGTGCAGAGGAAGTAGAAAAATTAGTGACCATCCCTATAGAGATTGCTTTGAACCCAGTACAAAAAAAAGTAAGTCTGCGCTCTACTACGATATTTGGGCTGAGTTACGTAAAAGTAATTTTTGATGACCAGGTAAAGGATCCGGAAGCAAGACAGCAAATTATGAACCTGTTGGGAAATGCGACTTTACCTCCTGGAGTTGTTCCCTCAGTGCAGCCCCCAACTGGTCCAACGGGTGAAATCTTTCGGTATACCTTGAAAAGCTCGGTGAGGGATGTTAGGGAGCTTAAAACCATGCAGGATTGGGTCATTGACAGAAGACTGAGGGCCATCCCCGGAATTGGCGATATTAACAGCTTTGGAGGAAAAACCAAAACCTACGAAATTACAGTTGATCCGGGAAAACTGGCCACATTGGGCATTACCCCATTAGATGTTTTTGCTGCTGTCCAAAAAACCAATATCAACATTGGGGGCGACATGATCATTCAAAACAATCAGGCTTTTGCGGTAAGAGGAATCGGGTTATTGAATGATATTGAGGAAATCAGGAACATCATTATTTCCAATAATAGTGGCGTGCCTATTTTGGTTAAAGATGTAGCCAATGTGGCTATATCTAATCTGCCCAGACTTGGATGGGTGGGTAGGAGTGATGCGGTTACAGATAAGAATGGTAAAAGAAGGGTTTTGGACGAGGCGGATGCGGTAGAAGCGATTGTGGTAATGCGGAAGGGCGAAAACCCGACAGAAGTGGTTACTGCGCTTAAAAAAGAAATCGATAAGCTGAATAATGATATACTTCCGGCGGATACTAAAATTGTTCCATATTATGATCGTACAGATCTGGTAGATTATGCCACCCATACGGTGCTTCATAATTTAACTGAGGGAATTCTTTTGGTTACTTTATTGGTGTCTTTGTTTATGTTTAACTGGCGCACCACCTTAATTGTTTCCATCATTATTCCCATTGCACTGCTGTTTGCATTTATTTGTTTGCATTTGTTGGGGATGTCTGCAAACTTGCTTTCGCTGGGTGCGGTTGATTTTGGGATTATTATTGACGGAGCTGTGGTGATGGTAGAAGGTCTGTTTGTGATTTTGGACCATAAGGGCCGTGTGATGGGGATGGAGCGGTTTAATAAAATGATCAAGCTGGGCATTATTAAAAATGAAGGTGCAGTACTTGGAAAAGCTATCTTTTTTGCCAAGCTCATTATCATCACTGGTTTACTGCCCATATTTGCATTTCAAAAAGTAGAAGGCAAAATGTTTTCACCTTTGGCCTATACGCTCGGTTTTGCATTGCTGGGCGCGTTAATTACTTCGCTGACCTTAGTGCCTGTATTGATCAGGTTATTGCTGAACAAGAATGTACATGAAAAACATAATCCTTTTGTGCACCACCTTACAGGCTTTATGATCAATGGTTTTACCAGGGCTTATAAAAACAAAGAAGTGGTGGTTACTGTATCATTGATTTGTATGGCTATTGGTTTGTATTCATTTAAATTTTTAGGGAGCGAGTTTCTACCTGAATTAAATGAGGGTGCGATCTGGCTTCGGGTTCAGTTGCCTTACAGTGTATCGCTTGAAAAATCTGTTGAAACGGCAAAGGAGGTTCGAAGCATACTGATGACTTTCCCGCAGGTAAAATGCGTGGTATCGCAAACGGGGCGGCCAGATGATGGTACAGATGTAACTGGTTTTTATAATAATGAATTTGATGTATTGATGTATCCCCCCGGTGATTGGAAACCACATATTACAAATGAAGAGCTGGTTAGCCAGATGAACAAAAAGTTGTCAAACCTACCGGGGGTCGATCTTAATTTTTCCCAGCCAATTATGGACAATGTGGAAGAGGCTGTATCAGGGGTCAAAGGTTCCATTGTTGTTAAAATATATGGAGATTCGCTGGACTACATGGAACATAAAGCGGATGAGGTGTACCAGGTACTGAAAAAGGTAAGGGGAATTGAAGATTTGGGGGTAATGAGGAGTATTGGTTTGCCTGAGCTGGATATCGATCTGGACCAGCAAAAAATGGCCCAATATGGTGTAGCTACGGCAGATGCGAACTCCGTAATCTCTATGGCTATTGGGGGGCAAGCTGCTTCTACCCTATATGAAGGCGTAAAAACATTTGACATCAGGATCCGTTTTCCGGAAGCATTCAGAAAAACGCCTGATGATATCGGGAATCTTTTGGTGCCCACTCAAAGTGGCTCAAAAGTTCCAATCAAAGAGATTGCTTCAATCAAGCAAAAAACAGGCCCATGTTTAATTTTTAGGGATGAGAACCAGCGTTTCGCTACGCTTAAGTTTTCTATCCGCGGGCGGGATATGGGCAGCACAATTGCGGAAGCACAGCAGAAAGTGAATGCATTGGTATCTGTTAAAAAGGGATACCATATGGCCTGGCAAGGTGATTTTGAGAATCAGCAAAGAGCGGAGAAGCGGCTGACCCAGGTGGTTCCGATCAGTTTAGCGCTTATATTTTTATTGCTGTTTGTAATGTTTGGCAATATCAAAGATGCGGCCCTGGTTTTTTTAAACGTGCCATTTGCCATAGTAGGGGGATTGTTGGCTTTGCATATTACAGGTACCAATTTTAGTATTTCTGCGGGTATTGGATTTATCGCACTTTTTGGGATTTGTATTCAGGATGGGGTGTTGCTGATTACAATATTTAAGCATAACCTGGACAGGTTTAAAGGCGTGAACGGATCTTTGTATTCAGCCATTAAATTGGGTGTAAATTCAAGGATAAGACCCGTAATGATGACGGCAATGATGGCCGCGATAGGTCTGTTTCCGGCTGCTATTTCACACGGTATTGGCTCAGAGAGTTCAAGGCCTTTGGCAAGGGTGGTGATTGGGGGTATTCTCTGCGCTATGATATTTAGCCTTTGGGTTTTTCCGTTAATTTTTGGCTGGGCGTACAGAAAAACTGACCAACATTGA